One Pseudomonas sp. HOU2 genomic window carries:
- a CDS encoding benzoate/H(+) symporter BenE family transporter, whose product MNDATYTRLRPLADTSPSAIVAGFIAMMTGYTSSLVLMFQAGQAAGLSSGQISSWIWAISIGMAVCSIGLSLRYRTPITIAWSTPGAALLITSLGGVSYGEAIGAYITCAVLVTICGLTGSFERLVKKIPASLAAALLAGILFKIGSEIFVAAQHRTGLVLGMFFTYLLVKRLSPRYAVLAALLIGTALSGFMGLLDFSGFHLELATPVWTTPHFSLAATISIGIPLFVVAMTSQNMPGIAVLRADGYNVPASPLITSTGIASLLLAPFGSHGINLAAISAAICTGPHAHEDRNKRYTAAVWCGIFYGIAGVFGATLAALFAALPKELVLSIAALALFGSIINGLSIAMTEVKEREAALITFMVTASGLTLFSIGSAFWGIVAGVLTLLILNWRKA is encoded by the coding sequence ATGAACGACGCCACCTACACCCGCCTGCGCCCTCTCGCCGACACTTCGCCTTCGGCGATCGTCGCCGGTTTTATCGCAATGATGACCGGCTACACCAGTTCGCTGGTGCTGATGTTCCAGGCCGGGCAAGCGGCGGGCCTGAGCAGCGGGCAGATTTCCTCGTGGATCTGGGCGATCTCGATCGGCATGGCGGTGTGCTCGATCGGCCTGTCGCTGCGCTATCGCACGCCAATCACCATCGCCTGGTCGACACCGGGTGCAGCCCTGCTGATCACCAGCCTCGGTGGCGTCAGCTACGGCGAGGCCATCGGCGCCTACATCACCTGCGCGGTGCTGGTAACGATTTGCGGGCTGACCGGCAGCTTCGAACGCTTGGTGAAAAAGATTCCGGCGTCGCTGGCGGCAGCGTTGCTGGCGGGGATTCTGTTCAAGATCGGCAGCGAAATCTTCGTCGCCGCGCAACACCGCACCGGGCTGGTGCTGGGGATGTTCTTCACCTATCTGCTGGTCAAGCGCCTGTCGCCGCGTTATGCGGTACTTGCCGCGTTGCTGATCGGCACCGCGCTGTCGGGCTTCATGGGCCTGCTGGACTTCAGCGGTTTCCATCTGGAACTGGCGACGCCAGTCTGGACCACTCCACACTTCTCCCTCGCGGCGACCATCAGCATCGGCATTCCGCTGTTCGTGGTGGCGATGACCTCGCAAAACATGCCCGGCATCGCCGTGCTGCGCGCCGACGGCTACAACGTGCCGGCCTCACCACTGATCACCAGCACCGGCATCGCCTCGCTGCTGCTGGCGCCATTCGGCTCCCACGGCATCAACCTCGCGGCGATCAGCGCAGCCATCTGCACCGGGCCGCACGCCCATGAAGATCGCAACAAGCGCTACACCGCGGCGGTCTGGTGCGGGATTTTCTACGGGATTGCCGGGGTGTTCGGCGCCACATTGGCGGCGCTGTTTGCCGCGTTGCCGAAAGAACTGGTGCTGTCGATTGCCGCATTGGCGCTGTTCGGCTCGATCATCAACGGGCTGAGCATTGCCATGACCGAGGTGAAGGAGCGTGAGGCGGCGCTGATTACCTTCATGGTCACGGCGTCGGGGTTGACGCTGTTTTCCATTGGGTCGGCGTTCTGGGGGATTGTGGCGGGGGTTCTGACGCTACTGATTTTGAATTGGCGTAAAGCCTGA
- a CDS encoding GntR family transcriptional regulator, with protein MTFKAPDSLAEQIAHHLAERIIRGEMKPGERIQEQKVTLALNVSRGSVREALLILERRHLIAILPRRGAHVTELTAHKVQSLCTLMSELYILLGNAVANGWQTQADMAPFVQIQQRLGASYERQDIRTFVDDSFAVMRAAYPFANNPYLQETVENLQPAMSRAYFLALEQRKAEMSEFLELFERLLAAVLARDLPQIRIVLTAYAQRSCDLVVSALTVA; from the coding sequence ATGACGTTCAAGGCGCCGGACAGCCTCGCCGAGCAAATCGCTCACCACCTCGCCGAACGCATCATTCGTGGCGAAATGAAGCCGGGAGAGCGCATCCAGGAACAGAAGGTCACGCTGGCCCTCAATGTCAGCCGCGGATCGGTCCGCGAAGCCCTGCTGATCCTCGAACGCCGCCACCTGATCGCGATCCTGCCGCGACGGGGCGCCCATGTCACCGAACTCACCGCGCACAAGGTGCAGAGCCTGTGCACGCTGATGAGCGAGCTGTACATCCTGCTCGGCAACGCGGTCGCCAATGGCTGGCAGACCCAGGCCGACATGGCGCCGTTCGTGCAGATCCAGCAACGCCTGGGCGCCAGCTACGAGCGCCAGGACATCCGCACCTTCGTCGACGACAGCTTCGCCGTGATGCGCGCCGCGTACCCGTTTGCCAACAACCCGTACCTGCAAGAGACCGTCGAGAACCTGCAGCCGGCCATGAGCCGTGCGTACTTCCTCGCCCTCGAACAGCGCAAGGCCGAAATGAGCGAGTTCCTTGAGCTGTTCGAGCGCCTGCTGGCCGCTGTGCTCGCTCGTGATTTGCCGCAGATCCGCATCGTGCTGACGGCTTACGCCCAGCGCAGCTGCGATCTGGTGGTCTCCGCCCTGACGGTTGCCTGA
- the dacB gene encoding D-alanyl-D-alanine carboxypeptidase/D-alanyl-D-alanine-endopeptidase codes for MIKSLRPLFLASLLLPLALPVSAATINTALTPNVEKALKASKLQPTALSLVMIPLDGPGNPTVYNADVSVNPASTMKLVTTYASLEMLGPNHQWKTEFYTDGDLSGGILNGNLYLKGGGDPKLNMEKLWLLMRDLRANGVTQVTGDLILDRSFFIQPQLPEFNDDGNDENKPFLVKPDSLLVNLKALRFVARNDGGRVLISVEPPIASVRIENTVKALNSKQCTGGVRYNPVTQPDGSVTVTVAGQLGDGCSSQTYLSLLDHATYTAGAVRAIWKELGGSIQGKDRLAATPSSAKLLARAYSPDLAEIIRDINKYSNNTMAQQLFLSLGQKYRNEADGDDAKAAQRVVRQWLAKKGITAPHLVMENGSGLSRAERVSAREMANMLQAAWHSPYAAEYISSLPIAGTDGTMRKRLKTTAMRGEAHVKTGTLNTVRAIAGFSRDVNGNTWAVVAILNDKAPFGASSVLDQVLLDLYKQPRLPQTASAL; via the coding sequence ATGATCAAATCGTTGCGTCCACTGTTTCTCGCCAGCCTTCTTCTGCCTCTGGCCCTGCCGGTTTCTGCGGCCACTATCAATACCGCCCTCACCCCTAACGTCGAAAAAGCCCTCAAGGCCAGCAAGCTGCAGCCGACTGCGCTGTCGCTGGTGATGATTCCGCTCGACGGCCCGGGTAACCCGACCGTGTACAACGCCGACGTCTCGGTCAACCCGGCCTCGACCATGAAACTGGTCACCACCTACGCCTCGCTGGAAATGCTCGGCCCCAACCATCAGTGGAAAACCGAGTTCTACACCGACGGCGACCTGAGTGGCGGCATCCTCAACGGCAACCTGTACCTCAAGGGCGGCGGCGATCCGAAGCTGAACATGGAGAAACTCTGGCTGCTGATGCGCGACCTGCGCGCCAACGGCGTGACCCAGGTCACCGGCGACCTGATTCTAGACCGCAGCTTCTTCATCCAGCCGCAACTGCCCGAGTTCAACGACGACGGCAATGACGAGAACAAGCCGTTCCTGGTCAAACCCGACTCGCTGCTGGTCAACCTCAAGGCCCTGCGCTTCGTCGCGCGCAATGACGGTGGCCGGGTGCTGATCTCGGTGGAGCCGCCGATTGCCAGCGTGCGCATCGAAAACACGGTCAAGGCGCTCAACTCCAAGCAATGCACCGGCGGCGTGCGCTACAACCCGGTGACCCAGCCTGATGGCAGCGTCACTGTGACCGTCGCCGGCCAGTTGGGCGATGGCTGCAGCTCGCAGACTTATCTGTCGCTGCTTGACCACGCGACCTACACCGCCGGTGCCGTGCGCGCGATCTGGAAAGAACTGGGCGGCAGCATCCAGGGCAAGGATCGCCTCGCCGCGACCCCGAGCAGCGCCAAGCTGCTGGCCCGCGCGTACTCACCGGATCTGGCGGAAATCATCCGCGACATCAACAAATACAGTAACAACACCATGGCTCAGCAGCTGTTCCTGAGCCTCGGTCAGAAGTACCGCAACGAAGCCGACGGTGACGACGCCAAGGCCGCACAACGCGTAGTCCGCCAGTGGCTGGCGAAGAAAGGCATCACCGCGCCGCACCTGGTGATGGAGAACGGCTCCGGGCTGTCCCGTGCCGAACGCGTCAGCGCCCGCGAGATGGCCAACATGCTGCAAGCCGCCTGGCACAGCCCGTACGCCGCCGAGTACATCAGCTCGCTGCCGATTGCCGGCACCGACGGCACCATGCGCAAACGCCTGAAGACCACCGCGATGCGCGGCGAAGCCCACGTCAAGACCGGCACCCTGAACACCGTGCGCGCGATTGCCGGCTTCAGCCGCGACGTCAACGGCAACACCTGGGCGGTGGTGGCGATCCTCAACGACAAGGCCCCGTTCGGTGCGTCTTCGGTGCTGGATCAGGTGCTGCTGGATCTGTACAAGCAGCCGCGCCTGCCGCAGACCGCTTCAGCGCTGTAA
- a CDS encoding YggL family protein → MATNRSQRLRKKLCVDEFQELGFELNLDFKEDLSEEAIDAFLEAFIKEAMEANGLGYVGGDDFGLVCLQKRGSVNEEQRAAVEAWLKNRSELTGMTVSPLLDVWYPEKPINAAK, encoded by the coding sequence ATGGCGACTAACCGTTCCCAGCGTCTGCGCAAAAAACTGTGCGTTGATGAATTCCAAGAGCTGGGTTTCGAACTGAACCTGGACTTCAAAGAAGATTTGTCCGAAGAAGCCATTGACGCTTTCCTCGAAGCATTCATCAAAGAAGCCATGGAAGCCAACGGTCTGGGTTATGTGGGCGGCGATGACTTCGGTCTGGTTTGCCTGCAGAAGCGTGGCTCGGTCAACGAAGAGCAGCGCGCTGCCGTTGAAGCCTGGCTGAAAAACCGTAGCGAACTGACCGGCATGACCGTCAGCCCGCTGCTGGACGTCTGGTATCCGGAAAAGCCGATCAACGCGGCCAAGTGA
- a CDS encoding GntR family transcriptional regulator: MNEQLQPLKKQPRAGKAGRSGTQDDIVYAHIFEAILEQRLAPGTKLSEEALGEIFGVSRTIIRRALSRLAHEGVVLLRPNRGAVVASPSVEEARQVFMARRLVERAITELAVQHATAEQIAELRQMVNDERDSFSRGDRGAGIRLSGEFHLKLAEAAKNAPLISFQRSLVSQTSLIIAQYESGNRSHCSYDEHTQLIDAIEARNGELAVDLMMHHMDHIDSKLNLDEESASDDLHAVFSHLLQTKKPGRPAAKL; encoded by the coding sequence ATGAACGAACAGTTGCAACCCCTCAAGAAACAACCGCGAGCAGGCAAAGCCGGCCGCAGCGGAACCCAGGACGATATTGTCTACGCGCATATCTTCGAGGCGATCCTCGAACAGCGTCTGGCGCCCGGCACCAAGTTGAGCGAAGAAGCGCTGGGGGAAATCTTCGGGGTCAGCCGCACCATCATTCGCCGTGCGCTGTCGCGTCTGGCCCATGAAGGCGTGGTGCTGTTGCGGCCGAATCGTGGCGCCGTGGTCGCCAGCCCGAGCGTTGAAGAAGCGCGTCAGGTGTTCATGGCCCGCCGTCTGGTGGAGCGCGCGATCACCGAGCTGGCCGTGCAACACGCCACCGCCGAGCAGATCGCCGAACTGCGCCAGATGGTCAACGACGAGCGCGACAGCTTCTCCCGTGGCGATCGCGGTGCCGGTATCCGTCTGTCGGGCGAATTTCACCTGAAACTGGCGGAAGCGGCGAAGAATGCACCACTGATCAGCTTCCAGCGCAGCCTGGTGTCGCAGACTTCGCTGATCATCGCCCAGTACGAAAGCGGCAACCGCTCGCATTGCTCGTATGACGAGCACACCCAGTTGATCGACGCCATCGAAGCGCGCAACGGTGAACTGGCGGTGGACCTGATGATGCATCACATGGATCACATCGACAGCAAGCTCAACCTCGATGAGGAAAGTGCGTCGGATGATCTGCATGCGGTGTTCTCGCATTTGCTGCAGACCAAGAAGCCTGGGCGCCCGGCGGCCAAGCTTTGA
- the guaD gene encoding guanine deaminase, producing the protein MPLTRKAYRAAILHSIADPAEVGIEASYEYFEDGLLVVDGGKISALGHASELLPTLPADIEITHYQDALITPGFIDTHIHLPQTGMVGAYGEQLLDWLNTYTFPCESQFGDKAHADEVADIFIKELLRNGTTTALVFGSVHPQSVNSFFEAAEKLDLRMIAGKVMMDRNAPDYLTDTAESSYVESKALIERWHGKGRLHYAVTPRFAPTSTPEQLTLAGQLLTEYPDLYMQTHISENLKEIEWVKELFPERKGYLDVYDHYKLLGERSVFAHGVHLCDDECARLAETGSAISFCPTSNFFLGSGLFNLPMAEKHKLNVGLGTDVGGGTSFSLLQTLNEAYKVMQLQGARLSPFKSLYLATLGGGRALRLEDRIGNLQPGSDADFLVLDYNATPLLSYRLKQANNIAETLFVLMTLGDDRTVQQTYAAGTLVHQR; encoded by the coding sequence ATGCCTCTGACTCGCAAAGCCTACCGCGCCGCCATCCTGCACAGCATCGCCGACCCCGCCGAAGTCGGGATCGAAGCCTCCTACGAATATTTCGAAGATGGCCTGCTGGTGGTCGATGGCGGCAAGATCAGCGCCCTCGGCCACGCCAGCGAACTGCTGCCGACCCTGCCTGCGGACATCGAGATCACCCACTATCAGGACGCGCTGATCACCCCGGGCTTCATCGACACCCACATCCACCTGCCGCAAACCGGCATGGTCGGGGCCTACGGCGAGCAATTGCTGGACTGGCTCAACACCTACACCTTCCCGTGCGAAAGCCAGTTCGGTGACAAGGCTCACGCCGATGAAGTGGCGGACATTTTCATCAAGGAACTGCTGCGCAACGGCACCACCACCGCGCTGGTGTTCGGTAGCGTGCACCCGCAATCGGTGAATTCGTTCTTCGAGGCCGCCGAGAAGCTCGACCTGCGGATGATCGCCGGCAAGGTGATGATGGACCGCAACGCGCCGGACTATCTGACTGACACCGCCGAATCGAGCTACGTCGAGAGCAAGGCGCTGATCGAACGCTGGCACGGCAAGGGCCGCCTGCATTACGCGGTCACCCCGCGCTTCGCGCCGACCAGCACCCCGGAGCAACTGACCCTCGCCGGCCAACTGTTGACCGAATACCCGGATCTGTACATGCAGACCCACATCAGCGAGAACCTCAAGGAAATCGAGTGGGTCAAGGAACTGTTCCCGGAGCGCAAGGGCTATCTGGACGTTTATGATCACTACAAGCTGCTCGGCGAACGCTCGGTGTTCGCCCACGGCGTGCACCTGTGCGATGACGAATGTGCGCGTCTGGCGGAAACCGGTTCGGCGATCTCGTTCTGCCCGACCTCGAACTTCTTCCTCGGCAGCGGTCTGTTCAACTTGCCGATGGCCGAGAAGCACAAACTGAACGTCGGCCTCGGTACTGACGTCGGCGGCGGCACCAGCTTCTCGTTGCTGCAAACCCTGAACGAAGCCTACAAAGTCATGCAGTTGCAGGGCGCGCGGTTGAGTCCGTTCAAGTCGCTGTACCTGGCGACGCTGGGCGGTGGGCGGGCACTGCGTCTGGAAGACAGGATCGGCAACCTGCAACCGGGCTCCGATGCGGACTTCCTGGTGCTGGATTACAACGCCACGCCATTGCTGAGCTATCGCCTGAAACAGGCCAACAACATTGCCGAAACGTTGTTTGTGCTGATGACACTGGGCGATGACCGCACGGTGCAGCAGACGTATGCGGCGGGTACTTTGGTGCATCAGCGCTGA
- the xdhB gene encoding xanthine dehydrogenase molybdopterin binding subunit, whose amino-acid sequence MSNHHAVEKTQAELAELFARDLTTGVGRSVKHDSAAKHVSGEAQYIDDRLEFPNQLHVYARLSDRAHAKIISIDTKPCYAFEGVRIAITHEDVPGLKDIGPLLPGDPLLAIDDVQFVGQPVLAVAAKDLETARKAAMAAIIEYEDLEPVLDVVEALRKRHFVLDSHTHQRGDSASALATAEHRIQGTLHIGGQEHFYLETQISSVMPTEDGGMIVYCSTQNPTEVQKLVAEVLDVSMNKIVVDMRRMGGGFGGKETQAASPACLCAVVAHLTGQPTKMRLPRVEDMLMTGKRHPFYVEYDVGFDSTGRLHGINMDLAGNCGCSPDLSASIVDRAMFHSDNSYYLGDATINGHRCKTNTASNTAYRGFGGPQGMVAIEEVMDAIARHLNLDPLAVRKANYYGKTERNVTHYYQTVEHNMLEEMTAELEESSQYAERREAIRRYNANSPILKKGLALTPVKFGISFTASFLNQAGALIHVYTDGSIHLNHGGTEMGQGLNTKVAQVVAEVFQVEMDRVQITATNTDKVPNTSPTAASSGADLNGKAAQNAAEIIKQRLVEFAARHYKVSEEDVEFHNGHVRVRDHIMTFEALIQLAYFNQVSLSSTGFYKTPKIYYDRSQARGRPFYYFAFGAACCEVIVDTLTGEYKMLRTDILHDVGASLNPAIDIGQVEGGFIQGMGWLTMEELVWNNKGKLMTNGPASYKIPAVADMPLDLRVKLVENRKNPEDTVFHSKAVGEPPFMLGIASWCAIKDAVASLGDYKHQPQIDAPATPERVLWGCEQMRQLKTVKAVEAETELAPL is encoded by the coding sequence ATGTCTAACCATCACGCCGTAGAGAAGACTCAAGCTGAACTGGCGGAACTGTTCGCCAGGGACCTGACCACCGGCGTCGGCCGCAGCGTCAAGCACGACAGCGCCGCCAAGCATGTGTCCGGTGAAGCGCAGTACATCGATGATCGCCTGGAATTCCCCAATCAGTTGCACGTTTACGCACGGCTGTCGGACCGCGCCCACGCGAAAATCATCAGCATCGACACCAAGCCCTGCTACGCCTTCGAAGGCGTGCGCATTGCGATCACCCACGAAGACGTGCCGGGCCTGAAAGACATCGGCCCGCTGCTGCCGGGCGATCCGCTGCTGGCCATCGACGATGTGCAATTCGTCGGCCAACCGGTGCTCGCCGTCGCGGCGAAAGACCTGGAAACTGCGCGCAAGGCTGCCATGGCCGCGATCATCGAATACGAAGATCTCGAACCGGTGCTCGACGTGGTCGAAGCCCTGCGCAAACGCCACTTCGTGCTCGACAGCCACACTCACCAACGTGGCGATTCGGCCTCGGCGCTGGCGACCGCTGAACACCGCATTCAAGGCACGCTGCACATCGGCGGCCAGGAACACTTCTATCTGGAGACGCAGATCTCCTCGGTGATGCCCACCGAAGACGGCGGCATGATCGTCTATTGCTCGACGCAGAACCCCACCGAAGTACAGAAACTGGTGGCCGAAGTGCTCGACGTGTCGATGAACAAGATCGTCGTCGACATGCGCCGCATGGGTGGTGGTTTCGGCGGTAAGGAAACCCAGGCCGCCAGCCCGGCGTGCCTGTGCGCGGTGGTCGCGCACCTCACCGGTCAGCCGACCAAAATGCGTCTGCCACGGGTCGAAGACATGCTGATGACCGGCAAGCGTCACCCGTTCTACGTCGAGTACGACGTCGGCTTCGACAGCACCGGGCGCCTGCACGGGATCAACATGGACCTGGCCGGCAACTGCGGCTGCTCGCCGGACCTGTCGGCGTCGATTGTCGACCGGGCGATGTTCCACTCGGACAACTCGTACTACCTCGGTGACGCCACCATCAACGGTCACCGCTGCAAGACCAACACCGCGTCGAACACCGCTTACCGGGGTTTCGGCGGCCCGCAAGGGATGGTCGCCATCGAAGAAGTGATGGACGCGATTGCCCGTCACCTCAACCTCGATCCGCTGGCGGTGCGCAAGGCCAACTACTACGGCAAGACCGAGCGCAACGTCACCCACTACTACCAGACCGTCGAGCACAACATGCTCGAAGAGATGACTGCCGAACTGGAAGAAAGCAGCCAGTACGCCGAGCGCCGCGAAGCGATCCGTCGCTACAACGCCAACAGCCCGATCCTGAAAAAAGGCCTGGCGCTGACCCCGGTGAAATTCGGCATTTCCTTCACCGCCAGTTTCCTCAATCAGGCCGGCGCGCTGATCCACGTCTACACCGACGGCAGCATCCACTTGAACCACGGCGGCACGGAAATGGGCCAAGGCCTCAACACCAAGGTCGCGCAAGTGGTGGCCGAAGTGTTCCAGGTGGAAATGGATCGGGTACAGATCACCGCGACCAACACCGACAAGGTGCCGAACACCTCGCCGACAGCGGCCTCCAGCGGCGCTGACCTGAACGGTAAAGCGGCGCAGAACGCCGCCGAGATTATCAAGCAGCGTCTGGTGGAGTTTGCCGCGCGGCACTACAAGGTCAGCGAAGAAGACGTGGAATTCCACAACGGTCATGTGCGCGTGCGCGACCACATCATGACCTTCGAAGCGCTGATCCAGCTGGCGTATTTCAATCAGGTCTCGCTGTCGAGCACCGGTTTCTACAAGACCCCGAAAATCTACTACGACCGCAGCCAGGCCCGTGGTCGGCCGTTCTATTACTTCGCCTTCGGCGCGGCGTGCTGCGAGGTGATCGTCGACACCCTCACCGGCGAGTACAAGATGCTGCGCACCGACATCCTCCACGACGTCGGCGCCTCGCTGAACCCGGCGATCGACATCGGTCAGGTCGAGGGCGGCTTCATTCAGGGCATGGGCTGGCTGACCATGGAAGAACTGGTCTGGAACAACAAGGGCAAGCTGATGACCAACGGTCCGGCCAGCTACAAGATCCCGGCCGTGGCAGACATGCCGCTGGACCTGCGAGTGAAGCTGGTGGAAAACCGCAAGAACCCGGAAGACACGGTGTTCCATTCCAAGGCCGTGGGCGAGCCGCCGTTCATGCTCGGGATTGCGTCTTGGTGTGCGATCAAGGACGCGGTGGCGAGCCTCGGTGATTACAAGCATCAACCGCAGATCGATGCACCGGCGACCCCGGAGCGGGTGTTGTGGGGGTGTGAGCAGATGCGCCAGCTGAAGACCGTGAAAGCGGTCGAAGCTGAAACCGAGTTGGCTCCGCTCTAG
- the xdhC gene encoding xanthine dehydrogenase accessory protein XdhC, with translation MYNWIDALADLQNQGEPCVLVTIIEELGSTPRNAGSKMVVSAKQTFDTIGGGHLEYKAMQIAREMLASGKQDTHLERFSLGASLGQCCGGATVLLFEPMGQVQAQIAVFGAGHVGRALVPLLASLPCRVRWIDSREEEFPEQIPHGVRKIVAEEPVDEIDDLPAGSYCIVMTHNHQLDLELTAAILKRNDFAYFGLIGSKTKRAKFEHRLRDRGFDSGVVQRMRCPMGIGEVKGKLPVEIAISIAGEIIATYNANFGQHSASAEPIAKLLPVSRRSQAAKLKASN, from the coding sequence ATGTACAACTGGATCGACGCCCTCGCCGACCTGCAGAACCAGGGCGAACCCTGCGTTCTGGTGACGATCATCGAAGAACTCGGCTCGACCCCGCGTAATGCCGGTTCGAAAATGGTCGTCAGCGCGAAACAGACCTTCGACACCATCGGTGGCGGGCATCTGGAATACAAAGCCATGCAGATCGCCCGCGAGATGCTCGCCAGCGGCAAGCAGGACACCCATCTGGAGCGCTTCAGCCTCGGCGCCAGCCTCGGCCAGTGTTGCGGTGGCGCCACGGTGTTGCTGTTCGAACCGATGGGCCAGGTGCAGGCGCAGATCGCCGTGTTCGGCGCCGGGCATGTCGGCCGCGCGCTGGTGCCGCTGCTCGCCAGCCTGCCGTGCCGAGTACGCTGGATCGATTCGCGGGAGGAGGAATTCCCCGAACAGATCCCCCACGGCGTGCGTAAAATCGTCGCCGAAGAGCCTGTGGATGAAATCGACGACCTGCCCGCCGGCAGCTACTGCATCGTCATGACCCACAATCATCAGCTCGACCTGGAACTCACTGCCGCGATTCTCAAACGCAACGACTTCGCCTACTTCGGCCTGATCGGTTCGAAGACCAAACGGGCCAAGTTCGAACATCGCCTGCGTGATCGCGGTTTCGACAGCGGCGTCGTGCAACGCATGCGCTGCCCGATGGGCATCGGCGAAGTCAAAGGCAAACTGCCTGTGGAAATCGCCATCTCCATCGCCGGCGAAATCATCGCCACCTATAACGCCAATTTCGGCCAGCACAGCGCCAGCGCCGAACCGATTGCCAAACTGCTGCCGGTTTCGCGGCGCAGTCAGGCCGCCAAACTCAAAGCCTCAAACTGA
- the xdhA gene encoding xanthine dehydrogenase small subunit: protein MIQFLLNQELRSEHALDPNLTVLNYLREHVGKSGTKEGCASGDCGACTVVVGELQTDDAGREHIRYRSLNSCLTFVSSLHGKQLISVEDLKHQGELHSVQKAMVECHGSQCGFCTPGFVMSLFALQKNSDAPDPAKAHEALAGNLCRCTGYRPILAAAEQSCCGKQPDQFDAREAETIARLKAIAPTDIGELNSGDKRCLVPLTVADLADLYDAYPQARLLAGGTDLALEVTQFHRTLPVMIYVGNVAEMKRIESFDDRIEIGAATALSDCYEALTAEYPDFGELLHRFASLQIRNQGTLGGNIGNASPIGDSPPLLIALGAQVVLCKGETRRTLNLEDYFIDYKVTARQESEFIEKIIVPRATAEQRFRAYKVSKRLDDDISAVCAAFNLRVENGVISDARMAFGGMAAIPKRAAHCEAVLLGQPFNSAVVERACAALAEDFTPLSDFRASKEYRLLSAQNLLRKYFIELQTPHIETRVTAYV, encoded by the coding sequence GTGATCCAGTTTTTACTTAACCAGGAACTCCGTAGCGAGCACGCCCTGGACCCGAATCTGACCGTGCTCAATTACCTGCGCGAACACGTGGGCAAATCCGGCACCAAAGAAGGCTGCGCCAGCGGCGACTGCGGCGCCTGCACCGTGGTGGTCGGCGAGTTGCAAACGGATGACGCCGGCCGCGAACACATTCGCTATCGCAGCCTCAACTCGTGCCTGACCTTTGTGTCGTCGCTGCATGGCAAACAACTGATCAGCGTCGAAGACCTCAAGCACCAGGGCGAACTGCACAGCGTGCAGAAAGCCATGGTCGAGTGCCACGGCTCGCAGTGCGGCTTCTGCACCCCCGGCTTCGTCATGTCGCTGTTCGCCCTGCAAAAGAACAGCGATGCACCGGATCCGGCCAAGGCGCACGAAGCGCTGGCCGGCAACCTCTGCCGCTGCACCGGCTACCGGCCGATCCTCGCCGCCGCCGAACAATCCTGCTGTGGCAAGCAACCGGACCAGTTCGATGCCCGCGAAGCCGAGACCATCGCCCGCCTCAAAGCCATTGCCCCGACCGATATCGGCGAACTCAACAGCGGCGACAAGCGCTGCCTGGTGCCGCTGACCGTCGCCGATCTGGCCGATCTGTATGACGCTTACCCACAAGCGCGGCTGCTGGCCGGCGGCACCGATCTGGCGCTGGAAGTCACCCAGTTCCACCGCACCCTGCCGGTGATGATCTACGTCGGCAACGTCGCCGAGATGAAGCGCATCGAAAGCTTCGACGACCGTATCGAAATCGGTGCCGCCACCGCCCTCTCCGACTGCTACGAAGCGCTGACTGCAGAGTACCCGGACTTCGGCGAACTGCTGCACCGCTTCGCCTCGCTGCAGATCCGCAACCAGGGCACCCTCGGCGGCAACATCGGCAACGCCTCGCCGATCGGTGATTCGCCACCGTTGCTGATCGCCCTCGGCGCGCAGGTCGTACTGTGCAAGGGCGAAACCCGGCGCACGCTGAACCTGGAAGATTACTTCATCGACTACAAGGTCACCGCCCGTCAGGAAAGCGAGTTCATCGAGAAGATCATCGTCCCCCGCGCCACGGCCGAACAGCGCTTTCGCGCCTACAAGGTCTCCAAGCGTCTGGACGACGACATCTCCGCCGTCTGCGCCGCGTTCAACCTGCGCGTGGAAAACGGCGTGATCAGCGACGCGCGCATGGCGTTTGGTGGCATGGCGGCGATCCCGAAACGCGCCGCCCACTGCGAAGCCGTACTGCTCGGCCAGCCGTTCAACAGCGCCGTGGTCGAACGCGCGTGCGCAGCACTGGCCGAAGACTTCACGCCGCTCTCGGACTTCCGCGCCAGCAAGGAATATCGCCTGCTCAGTGCGCAGAACCTGCTGCGCAAATACTTCATCGAACTGCAAACACCGCACATCGAGACTCGGGTGACCGCTTATGTCTAA